The genomic segment GGACCCAGCGCAACAAATGTTCAACCACTATAATCATTCCTATTAATTAACATTAAGCAAAATGCCCCGTTTCACGGGGCATTTTTTTTACGTATCATGAAACGGTCCACCGCCGGCGGACGCAGGTCGCTGTGTTTGATGAAGTCGTGATTTCCATTCCGCGCGGGAGGATTTGAGACGCAATAGTCATGAAAAAAAATCTGATTGTCATACTGGGGCCGACTGCATCCGGAAAAACATCGCTTGCGGTCAGACTGGCTGCGGATCTCAAAGGCGAAGTTATTTCGGCGGATTCGCGTCAGGTTTATCGGGGAATGGATATCGGGACGGGAAAAGATCTATCCGAATTTCAGATTAATGGCGGAGTCATTCCTTATCATTTAATTGACATTCTTGAGCCGGAGATGGAGTTCAATGTATTTGAGTTTCAGAAACAATTTTATGACATCTTCAATACCCTGCAGATGAAAGACATTCTGCCTGTCCTGGTCGGAGGTACCGGTCTCTATCTGGAATCCGTCTTGACTGATTATGCAATGCCTCAAGCACAGCAGGATGATTGTTTAAGAGAAGAGCTTGCCGACAAATCAGTAGGTGAGCTTCAAAACATGCTTCTGGCTATGAAACCTGATTTGCATAACAGAACGGATCTGGAAGACAGGGATCGTCTCATTCGAAAAATTGAAATTGAAAAAGCCAGAAATAATTCGTCAGGTAAAAAACGGCAAATACCCGTTATTCATGCGGGAATATTCGGAATCCACTGGGAGAGGGATGTGCTCCGCCGGAGAATTGCGGAAAGGCTCAGACAAAGGATGGATGAGGGAATGATTGAAGAGGTGTCCCGATTGCATGAACAGGGACTGTCCTGGGAGCGGCTGGACAGCTTCGGCCTGGAGTACCGCTATATCGCAAGGTATCTGAAAGATGAAATAGCCAAGGATGAGATGATTGCTAAACTTCGGATCGCTATCGGGCAGTTCGCTAAAAGACAAATGACGTGGTTTCGGCGTATGGAAAAAAAAGGTGTGCCCATTGAGTGGATTCCAGCAAATGACTATCCTGCCCTTCATCGCCGTGTCATGGAAATACTGTCATGAAAAAAGCTTCCTTACTGAACGATTATCTGAACCGATATGCCACGGGATTTCCATGGAAACTGATGGCCGGGAATCTCGACAACATCGAACAGGTTGTTGTTATTCCTGCTTATGCGGAAAGAGACCTGATTTTTGCCACATTGGCTTCTATCGCCGCCAACGACGATGCTGCTCTGGAAAAAACCCTGATCCTGTGTGTCATTAACAATAAGGCAGCCGCGGCAGACGCCGATAAAGAAAATAATACGCAGACCATCGCAGGGCTTACCGCCTTAATGAATAAACATCCGTTTGAACCGCTCATGCTTGCCGATGATTTCCGCACGTTATTACAAATGATAGCAGACCGGCCGTTAAGACTGGGTTTCATGGATGCTTCTTCCCCCGGTTTGGAAATCCCTTCTCATGTCGGCGGCGTGGGGATGGCCCGTAAAATCGGTATGGATATGGCTTTGCGTCTGCTTATGAGTCCCGGCGGCGGACCGCGCTTGATTTTGAGTCTGGATGCAGACACACTTGTAAAGTCTGACTATCTATCGTCGGTTCGAAATATTTTTGCCACCTGCAAGGCTCAAACAGGCATTGTTGCCTATGCGCATCAAATGCCTGCCGACAAAATGGGACAGATGGCGATTTGTTGCTATGAAATCTTCCTGCGTTACTGGGTATTAGGCCTGCACTATGCCGGATCACCCTATGCCTTTCATTCAATAGGTTCAACGATTGTGACAACGGCCGATAGTTATCTTGCTGTGCGGGGAATGAATCGCCGTGAAGCGGGAGAGGATTTTTATTTTTTAAATAAACTGGCCAAAATAGGTCCGATCCGTCAAATCGGGGAAACAGTGGTTTATCCATCCGCGCGTGTCTCGCAACGGGTTCCCTTTGGCACGGGAGCGGCAGTTGGAAAAACTGTTTCCGGCGAAGAACAAGAACACCGTCTTTATGATCCGAGGATATTCATTGTTCTGAAAGAATGGATCGATTTGATGGGAAAATCTTTTAACAGTCCAACGGATCAGATTATTAAACGCGCGCGGGATATCGATCAGGGATTGGAATCTTTTTTAATTGCCCGCGGTTTCCTGTCGGTCTGGCCGAAGATACGCGGAAACTTAAAGGATAAAAAAACCTATGAAAGGCAGTTTCACAACTGGTTTGATGGTTTTGAAACATTAAAGATGATCAACTATCTGACAAAAGAATATTATCCACGTATCGGCCTGTTGCCGGCAGTAAAGAAAATTCTGGAACTGCATAACAAAGGGTGTCCCGCCGATACGTTTGATGGTAACATTTCAGATCAGGAAAATCTCATGCGGGTTCTGCTTTATCTCAGAGAGCGTAAGGAAATCTGAACCTGCTGGAAAAAAAGGATAATCTTCTTGACTAGCCGGGATGATTTCGCATATAGCTCAAATCTCAGTTTATGGCGGTTGACGATATCGGGAGGACATTCATGATTGAAAATATTTTCAGAAATGGTTTGACTGTTTTAATGGTCATGATGATAGCTGTAACATTTGGCTGTGGCAAAAAAGAAGAACCCGCTCCTGTGTCTCCGGATCAAAACGCAAATAAAGCGCAGCCTGCACCGCCTGTCAGTCAGGATAATGCATTGATAACACCGTCCATGATAACTCCGCAGCAAGTTGATCCCAAGGATATCGCCGTCAGTGTTGACGGCGTCATGTTAAAAAAGGATGTCCTGGCCAGAAGCGTCAAGGCAAAATTGAATCTCTATAAAGATAAAATTCCCGCTGACAAGCAGAAAGAAGCTCAGGAGGGGATTAAAAAGCAGATGGTAGAAGAGTTTGTCATACGAACACTCTTAACCAACGAAGCCAACAGTAAAAAAATTACAGCATCGGATAAGGAGATTCAGTCGGCCTTAAATCAGATCAAGGCGAATCTTCCACCCGATAAAAAAATCGAAGATTTTCTCAAAGAGAACCATTATTCCCGTGAAGACATTGCCTTGGAGATAAAAATCAGAAAGCTGATTGAAATGGAAGCCGGCAGGAAGGCAAAACCGACAGAAAAAGAAATCAATAAATTCTACAAGGATAATAAGGGGAAATTTACGACGCAGGATACGGTTCACGCACGTCATATATTGATTACAATTGACGCTAAAGATGACGAAAAAATAAAATCTGAAAAAAAAGCAAAGATAGAAAATTTGCGTAAGCAGATTGTGGAAGGCGCGGATTTTGCCGAAATCGCTAAAAACAACTCCGATTGTCCCAGTAAAGAAAATGGCGGCGATCTGGGCGAAATTAAAAAAGGTCAGACAGTCAAACCCTTTGAAGATGCCGCTTTTTCGCAGGAGAAAGATGCGATTGGTCCCGTCGTGACCACGGAATTCGGCCATCACATCATTCAGGTTCTGGGGCGTAATCCGGGAAAGACCGTCAAATTGGATGAAGTTAGGCCTAGTATAGCTCAATTTCTTGAACAGCAAAAGCAGGCGCAGGCATTTTCTCAGATGACGGCCAGGTTGAAGAAAAACGCGGTTATCATTTATTACGAGAAATAATGAGAACTAGGAAAGCAGGTCAGATTCGCGAAGGTTTCTGGCTTTTGGGCACCGAAGAATCCTGCGTCTATTTACTGGCGGGAAAAAAATCATCCGCTCTGATCAGCGCCGGATTGAGCTATATTCTGCCGGATGTATTTCGCCAGATCACGTCTTTCGGTATTGCCGAGAAAAGAATAGAACATCTAATCATACTGCACGCTCATTTCGATCATGTCGGTGTAGTCCCTTTTCTTAAAAGAAAATACCCGGATTTAAAAATTTATGCTTCGTCACGGGGATGGGAAGTTCTGGAGAAACCGAAAGCGATTTCGGTGATCAATGAATTTACGCTCAAAGTCTGTCGCAGGGTGCGTGGCAATGCAGACATTCTGTCAACATTTGACTGGCAATGGCGCGAAGATGTGAGCGGAGAAAAATTGAAACAAAACAGTTGTATTGATCTGGGTGGCAGACAACTTGAAATTCATGAGACGCCGGGGCACTCTTCCTGTTCGATTTCCGTCTATGTCCCTGAATTAAGATCTTTATTGCCGTCAGACGCCGTGGCTATCCCGTATCGGGACGAGTATGTCATTGCCGCCGGATCAAGCTTCGAGGCCTATCAAAAAAGTCTTGATGAACTGGCCGGACTTGATGTGGAAATCTTGTGCGCGGATCACTATGGATACATTACCGGAGCAGAAGCGGCACAGTATATCGGGCAAAGTAAGACAGGCGCATATCAAATGTTTGATAAGTTACGTTTGACGCTCAGCACCGAGGGCAGCGTCGAAAGAGCGGCAGCCCTGTTGGTTGATCGTCATTTTAAGCAAAGACCGGATTACTTTGTTCATCCGGATATTCTTCTTGGAACTTATACGCAAATGTTAAAACAGTTTGCCCGTTCTCAAGAGGAGTAATTTTATTTAAAACTGTGTTCAGCGTCCGGGAAAGCGCTTGTTTTCACATCCTGGATGTAGTGCTTGACGGCGTTTTTTATTTCAAGATTTAAATTAACATATTTTTTGACAAACTTCGGCGTCATCCTGTCATACATTCCGAGCATGTCATTGACCACCAGCACCTGTCCGTCACAGTGAACACCGGCACCTATGCCGATAGTAGGAATGGACAGAGCGGCCGTGATTTCCGCCGCCAGTTTTTCCGGTACGCATTCCAATACCACTGAAAATGCGCCTGCTTCTTCCAGAATTATTGCGTCCTGCAGGATTGCATCAGCCGCATCTTCCTTTTTGCCCTGGACTTTATAACCACCCAACTGGTGGACGGATTGCGGTGTTAGCCCCAAATGGGCCATGACGGGAATCCCGGCATAGGTCATTTTGTGGACAATTTCAGCGTGCTCCCGGCCGCCTTCCAGTTTGACCGCTTGAGCATCGGCTTCTTTTAAGAAGCGTCCGGCATTGGCCAGCGCCGTCGCTGGAGATACCTGATATGATAAAAATGGCATATCCGCGACAATCATGGCTTTGCGTGAACCCCTGGCGACCGCCTGTGTATGATGCAGCATATCTTCCATGGTTACGGGAAGCGTTGAGTCGTAACCCAGCACTACCATACCCAGAGAATCACCCACCAGGATGATGTCAATGTCACTTTCATCCAGAATGGCAGCCATCCCGTAATCATAGGCTGTCAGCATCGTTATTTTTTCTCTCTGTGCTTTCATTTTTTTGATATCAAGAATAGTTTTGCGGTTGATCTTAGTTTGTGTGCTCATTATTTGCTCCTTTCAACAGCTTTATCATTATTTTTGCCTGACGCGGACTCAATGTTCCTTTTTGACGTGCGAGTTCGACCGCAACCATTCCCAGATTGGAGTACAATGATGAGAAGCCGGGAAGATTACGGGCCATAGCTTCGATATGTTTTTGAACGGTTCCTGAATCGCCGCGGGCAATCGGCCCGGTAAGCGCATTTGAACAACCTTGTTTTTCAATATTTTTTAAACTGCCGTAAACCAGCGGCAGGTAGGCTCTGCGGGCATCTTTTTCAGAAATACCTATGGATAAGTAAATGGATTCAACGATGCTCATTAATGAAACCAGATAATTCGATGCAATGCAGGCCGCTGCGTGATAAAGAGGTTTTTGTTCAGGTGTTATATAGATGGGAATCCCCCCGAGGTCGCGGACAATATCCGACGAATTTTTTTTTACGCCGGCAGCTGCCGTTACACCGAAATAGCTGCCGGGAATATTTGAGATTGCACTATCGATGGAAGAAAAACTTTGCAGCGGATGAATGCTGGCAACCAGTGCCCCGGCCCTTGCGGCGGGTGCAAGAAGGTCAAGTCCCCCCGCACCGCTCAGATGAAAAATCTTTTTACTCTTCACGGAGTAACCATCGACAATTTCCGCACAGACAGACGCGATAAGATCATCGGGGGTTGTAATCAGAATGCAATCGGCCAGACCCGCAGCCTGGGACGGGTATCGGCAGCAAACAGCACCTGTTATGTAGGATTGTGCTCTTTTTAAATGAGCAGAGGAGGGATCGGCAATAGCCTTAATAGCGTGGCCGGCTTTTTTTAAAAGAAATCCGATGGCCGTTCCGACCATTCCGGTTCCGATAATGGCAAACTCAAAAGATTGTTCTTTTCTCATCATTTCTCTCCAATGATAAAAAAAAAGGTCTCCCGCAGCGTAAGGAAGACCCGAATTCGACAGTTTTTGTTGGCTCCCGTCTCAGTCTGTAACAAGTGATCCAAGCGGTTGATTATTTTCTAACATACCGCACCGGTGCAGTCAAATGATATTTCTGCAAATCTTATCAACAAAGAACCTTGTTTTTGCACGGTCTCTCGGCTATACAAAGTAAAGGAAAATAATATGACAAAAGTGGATCTAATGATATTTGATTTTGACGGTACGATCGCGGATACGGGTGCAGACCTTGTGTCATCCATTAATCACACCCTGACGTCCATGCGGCTTGAGCCGAAACCAGCCGAAGAAATCATCAGTTTTGTGGGCGACGGTATGAAAATGTTGATTGAAAGATCGCTCGGAGAAAAAGCAACGGATCGCCTGGAAGAGGCGATGAACATTTTCAGCGGTTATTACGAAAAGCATATGATGGACAAGACTGTTCTTTGCCCGCAGATAGAAAATGTCTTGAAATATTTTAGCCATAAAATGAAGGTGATCCTGACCAATAAACGCCGCCATTTAACCATAGCCCTTGCCCGGGGACTTCATATTGATCGTTATTTCATGGAGATTGTGGGCGCCGATTCCACACCATTTCAGAAACCGGATAAGCGCGTGGTAGAATATCTCCTCGAAAAATATAACGTAGCACCACGGAAAGCCCTGATTATCGGGGATGGGGCCAATGATATCGCGGTGGCTAAAAATGCGGGGATATTATC from the Deltaproteobacteria bacterium HGW-Deltaproteobacteria-6 genome contains:
- a CDS encoding tRNA (adenosine(37)-N6)-dimethylallyltransferase MiaA — encoded protein: MKKNLIVILGPTASGKTSLAVRLAADLKGEVISADSRQVYRGMDIGTGKDLSEFQINGGVIPYHLIDILEPEMEFNVFEFQKQFYDIFNTLQMKDILPVLVGGTGLYLESVLTDYAMPQAQQDDCLREELADKSVGELQNMLLAMKPDLHNRTDLEDRDRLIRKIEIEKARNNSSGKKRQIPVIHAGIFGIHWERDVLRRRIAERLRQRMDEGMIEEVSRLHEQGLSWERLDSFGLEYRYIARYLKDEIAKDEMIAKLRIAIGQFAKRQMTWFRRMEKKGVPIEWIPANDYPALHRRVMEILS
- the panB gene encoding 3-methyl-2-oxobutanoate hydroxymethyltransferase, with amino-acid sequence MSTQTKINRKTILDIKKMKAQREKITMLTAYDYGMAAILDESDIDIILVGDSLGMVVLGYDSTLPVTMEDMLHHTQAVARGSRKAMIVADMPFLSYQVSPATALANAGRFLKEADAQAVKLEGGREHAEIVHKMTYAGIPVMAHLGLTPQSVHQLGGYKVQGKKEDAADAILQDAIILEEAGAFSVVLECVPEKLAAEITAALSIPTIGIGAGVHCDGQVLVVNDMLGMYDRMTPKFVKKYVNLNLEIKNAVKHYIQDVKTSAFPDAEHSFK
- a CDS encoding DUF2520 domain-containing protein: MMRKEQSFEFAIIGTGMVGTAIGFLLKKAGHAIKAIADPSSAHLKRAQSYITGAVCCRYPSQAAGLADCILITTPDDLIASVCAEIVDGYSVKSKKIFHLSGAGGLDLLAPAARAGALVASIHPLQSFSSIDSAISNIPGSYFGVTAAAGVKKNSSDIVRDLGGIPIYITPEQKPLYHAAACIASNYLVSLMSIVESIYLSIGISEKDARRAYLPLVYGSLKNIEKQGCSNALTGPIARGDSGTVQKHIEAMARNLPGFSSLYSNLGMVAVELARQKGTLSPRQAKIMIKLLKGANNEHTN